CCGCTGGTATGGGCCGCGCAGGCCCTGCCATGGCTGGCAGATCTGGCGCTACAACGCCAGCGCCGCCGTTGACACTACCTGCAAAGCGCGGTATAGTACCGGCGCCGATTGAGCGCCGGCCGTGCGAAGGCGGCCTGATGTGACACGCAATGGATAATCTCGAACTTGCTGCGGCGGAGCTGCCGGAGGCCATGCGCGCTTGGCTTGCCTTGCAACCCGCCGTTGTCGTTTCTATCGAGCTGATCGACGGCGAGCGCGTGCTGGTGCGCCCGCTGCCTGGCATTGCGCCCGAGCTGCTGGCGCGCGCGCAGGTGACACTGGCACAGTATCGCGATGCGCTGATGAATCTCACATGACCCGGCCCACGCAGCCGGCGGTTTTACCTGCGGCCGCGCAATACCTGCCAGCTGAACATTCATGCGCTATCTCACACCCGCCGAGCTGATTGCCATGCACGCGCTGCTGCTGAGCGAGTTCGGCGGCATGCCTGGCGTCACCGAGGCCGGTTTTGGGCGGCTCGAGGCGGCTGCGGCTGCGCCACAGGCCAGCATGTTCGGCACGGCGATCTACGCGACGCTCAGCCAGCAGGCTGCCGCGTTATGCCTGGCGATCGTGCGCGGGCACCCATTTTCCGACGGTAACAAGCGCGTGGCATTGCTGGCGCTGGCTGTGTTTCTCCAGCAGAATGGCGCGCGGCTGAGTGCGTCGAACGGCGAGGCCTACACCATCATCATGGCGCTGGCGCGCGGCGAGCTGCAGCAACCCGCGCTGGCGGCCTGGGTTGAGCAGCATGCGCCAGCGAATGTTATGACTTCGCGACCGGCGTCGTCGAATTCTTAACTCTGGCGGCCGCCGCTCGCAGCTACAATGAACTATATTGCGCTCGACGATATTCTCAACATTCGTGATCGGGTTGCGCAGGCCTATGCCGAACGCTTCGAGATCATGTCGCCGAATGGGCTGATGTCGGCGCTGGCGGCGCCCCGGCGCTCGGCGTTTGGCGATGAGCTATTCCCAACTCTGGCGGAAAAAGCCGGCGCGCTGGTGTTCGCGCTCGTGCAGAATCACCCATTCTGGGATGGTAATAAGCGCATTGCCGCAGCTGCATTACGCCTGTTCGTCGCACGAAACCAGGCGCGGCTGGCTGCCGACGACCAGGAATTGCGCCTATTTACCACAGGCATTGCCTGCGGCGCCCTGCGCGACCAGGCGCTGGCAGTGTGGGTAAGCGAACGTATCGAGGATTGTGCGTAACGTCCGTGTGGGCCTGGGCCGCGCGGTCTGCCCGGCCGGTCGCTGTGTGCGAGCAGCCGGGTGCGCGTGGGCCGGCGCTGATCGAGCGAACGACGTACACCGCAATACATGGAGGAACATTCATGTCCAAGAAGTGGGTCTACCTATTTAGCGAAGGCGATGCCAGCATGCGCGACCTGCTGGGCGGCAAGGGCGCCGGCGTTGCCGAGATGACGCGATCGGGTGTGCCGGTGCCGCCCGGCTTTACGATTACTACCGAGGCATGCAACAACTTCTACGACAATGGCAAGCAGTTCCCGGAAGGGCTGTGGGACCAGGTGCTGGCCGCGCTGAAGGATGTCGAGGCCAAAACCGGCAAGACGTTCGGCGATCCATCCAACCCGCTGCTGGTGTCGGTGCGCTCGGGCGCCAAGTTCTCGATGCCGGGCATGATGGACACAGTGCTCAACCTGGGCCTGAACCCCGCCACGCTGGCCGGCCTCGCCAAGCTCACCGATAACCCGCGCTTCGCCGCCGATGCCTACCGCCGCTTCGTACAGCTGTTCGGCAAGATCGTGCTTGGCGTCGACGGCGATGCGTTCGAGCATGTGCT
The sequence above is drawn from the Candidatus Kouleothrix ribensis genome and encodes:
- a CDS encoding type II toxin-antitoxin system death-on-curing family toxin, whose translation is MNYIALDDILNIRDRVAQAYAERFEIMSPNGLMSALAAPRRSAFGDELFPTLAEKAGALVFALVQNHPFWDGNKRIAAAALRLFVARNQARLAADDQELRLFTTGIACGALRDQALAVWVSERIEDCA
- a CDS encoding type II toxin-antitoxin system death-on-curing family toxin gives rise to the protein MRYLTPAELIAMHALLLSEFGGMPGVTEAGFGRLEAAAAAPQASMFGTAIYATLSQQAAALCLAIVRGHPFSDGNKRVALLALAVFLQQNGARLSASNGEAYTIIMALARGELQQPALAAWVEQHAPANVMTSRPASSNS